The Flavobacterium praedii genome window below encodes:
- a CDS encoding CbbQ/NirQ/NorQ/GpvN family protein produces MLVDTLIPVPYYHSVGKEVDVFEHSYKNKIPFLLKGPTGTGKSRFVEYMAHQLNKKLITISCHEETSSTDLIGRFIIKGAETVWLDGPLTTAVKEGAIIYLDEVAEARPDVIVAIHSLTDHRRVLFIDKLGETIKAHDDFMLVASFNPGYQRGFKELKPSTRQRFIAVSFDYPEPKIETEILINETKIDSDTAKKLVAIGNKIRNLTELGLTETVSTRLLVDAAKIIHSGLPKRLSVHVAVVEPLTDDLQTLEALKDLCNLMI; encoded by the coding sequence ATGTTAGTAGATACTTTAATACCTGTACCCTATTACCACTCAGTAGGCAAAGAAGTTGATGTCTTTGAACACTCCTATAAAAACAAAATTCCGTTCTTGTTGAAAGGACCTACTGGAACAGGAAAGTCCCGTTTTGTGGAATATATGGCGCATCAATTGAATAAAAAGCTCATTACGATCAGTTGTCATGAAGAAACGTCTTCAACCGATTTAATTGGTCGGTTCATCATCAAAGGAGCCGAAACCGTTTGGCTTGATGGGCCTTTGACCACTGCCGTAAAAGAAGGCGCGATTATCTACCTCGACGAGGTTGCGGAAGCCCGTCCCGATGTAATAGTTGCCATCCATTCCCTTACCGATCACCGACGCGTACTGTTTATAGACAAATTGGGAGAAACGATTAAAGCACACGATGATTTTATGCTGGTAGCCTCTTTCAATCCCGGATATCAAAGAGGATTCAAAGAACTAAAACCTTCGACTCGCCAACGGTTTATTGCCGTTTCGTTTGATTACCCAGAGCCAAAAATTGAAACTGAAATATTGATAAATGAAACTAAAATCGACAGCGATACAGCCAAAAAGCTTGTGGCGATCGGCAACAAAATTAGAAACTTAACCGAGTTAGGATTGACCGAAACTGTTTCGACACGACTTCTCGTAGATGCCGCAAAAATCATTCACAGCGGATTGCCAAAACGACTGTCGGTTCACGTAGCTGTCGTAGAGCCATTAACCGATGATTTGCAAACATTGGAAGCACTGAAAGATTTATGCAATTTGATGATATAA
- a CDS encoding c-type cytochrome yields MLSKSQARAFFLGGTLVTFLIFIGLTVYSFMPRNDQTNYKAIDKQVVRGKEIWEHNNCMGCHTILGEGGYYAPELTKVIDRRGEGYVKAVLMSPIPWAPNGRKMVAYNMNEKDANAVVAYFKWIGKIDLNGFDRIVSPLAKAN; encoded by the coding sequence ATGCTTTCAAAATCACAAGCACGAGCATTTTTTCTGGGAGGAACACTGGTCACCTTTTTAATCTTTATAGGATTGACCGTTTATTCGTTTATGCCCAGAAATGATCAAACCAACTACAAGGCTATTGACAAACAAGTAGTGAGAGGAAAAGAAATTTGGGAACACAACAATTGCATGGGTTGTCACACCATTTTGGGCGAAGGAGGCTATTATGCTCCCGAACTGACTAAAGTTATCGACCGAAGAGGTGAAGGCTATGTCAAAGCCGTATTGATGTCACCAATACCTTGGGCGCCAAATGGGCGAAAAATGGTAGCCTACAATATGAATGAAAAAGACGCAAATGCAGTCGTTGCTTACTTCAAGTGGATCGGAAAAATCGATTTGAATGGGTTTGACCGCATTGTCTCTCCTTTAGCTAAAGCAAATTAA
- a CDS encoding cbb3-type cytochrome c oxidase subunit I, protein MKYKSQKVAYWFFALCMLLFSLQIIYGFIMGFDRIGLQGLHDIVPFNVARAVHTNLLVVWLLTGFMGAAYYIIPEEAQRELISVKWAYVQLISLAVVGVVAIVGFHFNHWEGRKFLEIPRELDFLVVINVLLFLGLILGTLFKAKRKTTTALVLSMGLLFAALLYLPGMIWFDSQVMDSFFRWWVVHLWVEGVWELIMGGILSYLLIKLTGVDREVIEKWLYVIVGLTFLSGVLGTGHHYYYIGVNKIWLIVGGIFSALEPLAFLAMALFAVNMYRKGEKSHPNKIALFWTIGSSIVSFVGAGLLGFAHTLPQTNLYTHGTLVTAMHGHYAFWGAYAMIVLAIISYALPNLTGRKRYQSTTGMAAFWLSNIGMLGMTVAFGVAGVVQVYLERKMKMEFMVVQNEISIHFVVLLICATMFTTGIALFIYDFVKYGRPTDEALEIK, encoded by the coding sequence ATGAAATATAAATCACAAAAAGTAGCCTATTGGTTTTTTGCACTGTGCATGTTGTTGTTCTCCCTGCAAATTATCTACGGTTTTATCATGGGCTTTGACCGAATTGGCCTTCAAGGATTACACGATATTGTTCCGTTTAATGTAGCCCGCGCCGTGCATACCAATTTGTTGGTCGTTTGGCTGTTGACGGGTTTTATGGGAGCAGCCTATTACATTATCCCCGAAGAAGCGCAACGCGAACTAATAAGCGTAAAATGGGCGTATGTACAATTAATTTCACTCGCCGTAGTTGGAGTTGTGGCTATCGTTGGTTTTCACTTCAACCACTGGGAAGGCAGAAAATTTCTGGAAATTCCAAGAGAATTGGATTTCTTGGTTGTAATCAATGTATTGCTGTTCTTAGGGCTGATTTTAGGAACACTTTTCAAGGCAAAACGAAAAACCACCACAGCTTTAGTATTGTCAATGGGATTGTTGTTTGCCGCTTTATTGTATCTACCAGGAATGATTTGGTTTGACAGTCAGGTAATGGATTCCTTCTTCCGTTGGTGGGTAGTTCACTTGTGGGTTGAAGGTGTTTGGGAGCTAATTATGGGAGGTATTCTTTCGTATTTATTGATCAAATTGACGGGTGTCGATAGAGAAGTGATCGAAAAATGGCTATATGTAATCGTTGGATTGACTTTTCTTTCGGGAGTTTTAGGAACCGGACACCACTATTATTATATAGGAGTAAACAAAATTTGGTTGATCGTTGGTGGTATTTTCTCCGCACTAGAACCTTTGGCTTTCTTGGCAATGGCTTTGTTCGCCGTGAATATGTACCGCAAAGGCGAAAAAAGCCATCCCAACAAGATTGCTTTATTCTGGACAATCGGTTCGTCTATCGTTTCTTTTGTAGGAGCAGGATTGCTTGGTTTTGCACACACTTTGCCACAAACCAATCTTTATACACACGGAACTTTGGTTACCGCCATGCACGGACATTATGCGTTCTGGGGTGCGTATGCCATGATTGTTTTGGCTATAATTAGTTATGCATTACCCAATCTAACGGGCCGAAAAAGATACCAAAGCACCACAGGAATGGCCGCTTTTTGGTTGTCCAATATTGGTATGTTGGGAATGACAGTTGCTTTTGGAGTTGCAGGTGTCGTGCAAGTGTATTTGGAACGAAAAATGAAAATGGAATTTATGGTTGTACAAAACGAAATCAGTATTCACTTTGTGGTATTGCTCATTTGTGCCACCATGTTCACCACAGGAATTGCTTTGTTTATCTATGATTTTGTAAAATACGGCCGACCAACCGATGAGGCTTTGGAAATAAAATAA
- the ric gene encoding iron-sulfur cluster repair di-iron protein encodes METLEKITIGEYVAKDFRTAALFSKYGIDFCCNGNRSIEEACQKKEVNSDVLLREIETVLSAKSDSGIDFNAWPIDLLADYIEKTHHRYVLEKTPILLQFLDKLSRVHGANHPELLEINELFKACAGELAQHMKKEELILFPFVKKMVHALIADELMEQPHFGTVENPIAMMMHEHDAEGERFRKIAELSNNYTPPADGCNTYKVTFAMLQEFEADLHKHIHLENNILFPKATKLEKDFSTQL; translated from the coding sequence ATGGAAACTTTAGAGAAAATCACAATTGGTGAATATGTAGCAAAAGACTTTAGAACAGCCGCTTTATTTTCAAAATATGGCATTGATTTTTGCTGTAATGGAAACAGAAGCATTGAAGAAGCTTGTCAGAAAAAAGAAGTGAATTCTGATGTTTTATTACGAGAAATAGAAACAGTTTTATCAGCGAAAAGTGATTCGGGAATTGATTTTAATGCATGGCCCATCGATTTATTAGCGGACTATATTGAGAAAACGCATCACCGTTATGTTTTGGAAAAAACACCTATTCTACTTCAATTTTTAGATAAATTAAGCAGAGTACATGGAGCCAATCATCCGGAGTTATTAGAGATAAACGAATTATTCAAAGCATGTGCAGGAGAATTGGCACAACATATGAAAAAAGAAGAATTGATTTTGTTTCCTTTTGTCAAAAAAATGGTTCACGCCCTAATAGCTGATGAATTGATGGAACAACCTCATTTTGGAACAGTAGAAAACCCTATCGCGATGATGATGCACGAACACGATGCCGAAGGAGAACGTTTTAGAAAAATAGCGGAATTAAGCAATAATTATACGCCACCAGCTGATGGATGCAATACCTATAAAGTAACATTTGCCATGTTACAGGAATTTGAAGCGGATTTGCACAAACACATACACTTGGAAAACAATATTTTATTTCCAAAAGCAACAAAGCTCGAAAAGGATTTTTCGACACAATTATAA
- a CDS encoding ribonucleoside triphosphate reductase produces the protein MENYVIKRNGKYKPFESFKIKDAIEKSFNSVSVVVDESIFESVTIQLENKLVWSVEEIQDLIEKKLFEKKYFDVMRSFMLFRHTRKLQREHIAGLNDDTTYVDSTQTIEEYIEQTDWRINANANTSYSNAGLVNNVAGKIIANYWLDKVYTKEEGYAHRNGDIHIHDLDCLTGYCAGWSLRVLLNEGFNGVRGRVESKPPSHFREALGQMANFLGILQSEWAGAQAFSSFDTYLAPYVFKDNLGFDDVLKAVRGFVYNLNVPARWGQSPFTNITLDWIVPDDLKTQIPTKNDQHIFKESITSDLLIRAKKRGVSKVTDLRYEHFQKEMNLINKAYYTVMTEGDANGQPFTFPIPTVNITEAFDWDGENTDLLFENTAKIGSSYFQNFIGSQYVLDENGNQIENENAYKPNAVRSMCCRLQLDLRELLKRGNGLFGSAEMTGSIGVVTINMARLGYLNKGNKDTLYEQLDQLLYIAKSTLEKKRVFIQEMYDRGLYPYTKRYLQHFRNHFSTIGVNGMNEMIENFTKNKDNVTSETGIEFASGILDHIRNRMKEFQEETGNLYNLEATPAEGTTYRFAKEDKKRYDDIIQAGQEENIYYTNSSQIPVDFTQDPYEALMLQDQLQCKYTGGTVLHLYMSEKISSPEACKQFVKKVISNFRLPYITVTPVFSVCPVHGYLNGEHEYCPKCDEIIIEEKAKFIEI, from the coding sequence ATGGAAAATTATGTAATTAAAAGGAATGGAAAATACAAGCCATTTGAAAGTTTCAAAATTAAAGATGCTATCGAAAAAAGTTTCAATAGTGTATCCGTAGTTGTTGACGAAAGTATCTTTGAAAGCGTGACGATCCAATTGGAAAATAAATTAGTTTGGTCAGTTGAAGAGATTCAGGATTTAATTGAAAAAAAATTATTTGAAAAAAAATATTTTGATGTAATGCGTTCTTTTATGTTGTTCAGACATACCAGAAAATTACAACGCGAGCATATAGCTGGATTAAATGATGATACCACTTATGTAGACAGCACCCAAACTATTGAAGAATATATAGAACAAACCGATTGGCGCATCAATGCCAATGCAAACACTTCCTATTCAAATGCTGGATTGGTGAATAATGTAGCTGGAAAAATAATAGCCAACTACTGGTTGGATAAAGTATATACCAAAGAAGAAGGTTATGCCCATCGTAATGGCGATATTCACATCCACGATTTGGATTGTCTCACAGGATATTGTGCAGGTTGGAGTTTGAGAGTACTCCTTAATGAGGGGTTTAATGGCGTAAGAGGCCGTGTAGAGAGCAAGCCGCCTTCTCATTTTAGAGAAGCATTGGGACAAATGGCAAACTTTCTTGGGATTTTGCAAAGTGAATGGGCAGGAGCGCAAGCCTTTAGCTCTTTTGACACTTATCTTGCTCCGTATGTATTTAAAGACAATTTAGGATTTGATGATGTACTAAAAGCCGTAAGAGGATTTGTTTACAACCTAAATGTTCCGGCACGTTGGGGACAATCCCCTTTTACGAATATCACTTTGGATTGGATTGTCCCAGACGATTTAAAAACCCAGATTCCAACTAAAAATGACCAACATATTTTTAAAGAAAGTATAACTTCAGACCTACTGATAAGAGCAAAAAAAAGAGGGGTTTCTAAGGTAACCGATTTAAGATATGAGCATTTTCAAAAAGAAATGAACCTGATCAACAAAGCGTATTATACCGTAATGACTGAAGGTGATGCTAATGGACAGCCCTTTACTTTTCCAATTCCAACGGTAAATATTACCGAAGCTTTTGATTGGGATGGAGAAAATACCGATTTACTTTTTGAAAATACGGCAAAAATAGGATCTTCTTATTTCCAGAATTTCATCGGTAGTCAATATGTTTTAGACGAAAATGGAAACCAAATTGAGAATGAGAATGCTTATAAGCCCAATGCAGTTCGAAGTATGTGTTGCCGTTTGCAACTTGATTTACGTGAATTGCTAAAACGTGGAAATGGCCTTTTCGGAAGTGCCGAAATGACGGGAAGTATTGGAGTTGTAACAATCAATATGGCGCGATTGGGCTATTTGAACAAAGGAAACAAAGACACTTTATATGAACAATTGGATCAGCTTTTATACATAGCCAAATCAACTTTGGAGAAAAAAAGAGTCTTTATTCAAGAAATGTATGACCGGGGATTGTATCCATATACAAAACGTTATTTGCAGCATTTCAGAAACCACTTTTCAACCATTGGTGTGAATGGAATGAATGAAATGATTGAAAATTTCACTAAAAACAAAGACAATGTCACCTCAGAAACAGGTATAGAATTTGCTTCGGGAATCCTAGATCACATTCGAAACAGAATGAAAGAATTTCAAGAAGAAACTGGAAACCTATACAATCTTGAAGCAACTCCTGCCGAAGGAACAACCTATCGCTTTGCCAAAGAAGATAAAAAACGCTATGATGACATTATTCAAGCAGGTCAAGAGGAAAATATATATTATACCAACAGTTCTCAAATCCCAGTTGATTTTACTCAAGATCCCTATGAAGCTTTAATGCTACAAGACCAATTGCAATGTAAATATACTGGAGGCACTGTTTTGCACTTGTACATGAGTGAAAAAATAAGTTCGCCAGAAGCCTGCAAACAATTTGTAAAAAAAGTAATTTCCAATTTTAGATTGCCATACATCACCGTAACTCCTGTATTTAGTGTTTGCCCGGTTCATGGTTACTTGAATGGAGAACATGAATATTGCCCAAAATGTGATGAAATTATAATTGAAGAAAAAGCAAAATTTATTGAAATTTAA
- the nrdD gene encoding anaerobic ribonucleoside-triphosphate reductase: MKLTTNQILEQNQELRTKCLVYTRVMGYHRPVESFNIGKKGEHKQRTHFTEGKCC; this comes from the coding sequence ATGAAGTTGACAACCAATCAGATTTTAGAACAAAATCAAGAATTACGCACCAAGTGTTTGGTGTACACTAGAGTTATGGGTTACCACAGACCCGTAGAGAGTTTTAATATAGGAAAAAAAGGTGAACACAAACAACGAACTCATTTTACAGAAGGAAAGTGTTGCTAG